In the Phaseolus vulgaris cultivar G19833 chromosome 7, P. vulgaris v2.0, whole genome shotgun sequence genome, one interval contains:
- the LOC137827871 gene encoding membrane-bound O-acyltransferase gup1 isoform X1, translating into MATSANSSKSGNWKRNELWFLVIYAIVFYVIIINRSLQLSSDYYKHLSGLRPGWLLSNHLNDVSDAQWRNFRGNIPVLAVVFGIFTLLAYLMKAFFDLRVRGMSIVWLLFSLAYLSYLHGACIVFILSIATGNFLLVKIFAQKEYFPLIVWSYNILFLLCNRIYEGYSFSIFGKQWTFLDNYRGSFRWHICFNFVVLRMISFGFDYYWTNRDSHFDQEKHYQRCHICKSGKSCYQVLQERNLHKDKFGYITYLCYLVYAPLYIAGPILSFNAFASQLDLPQNTISVRNVTLNGFRWIFCFILMELMTHLFYYNAFANSDLWKRLSPMDVFIIGYGVLNFMWLKFLLIWRFFRFWSLINGIEAPENMPKCINNCHNLEGFWKNWHASFNKWLVRYLYIPLGGSKKKLLNVWVIFTFVAIWHDLEWKLLSWAWLTCLFFIPELAFKSARKAFQVQSSFGVCIFRELSAVAGAVTITCLMVANLVGFVVGPGGINWLLSSFLHEDGLPVLGGMLATFYIGTKIMFHIDEAKQRLP; encoded by the exons ATGGCTACATCTGCTAATTCCAGTAAGAGTGGGAACTGGAAGCGAAATGAATTGTGGTTTCTTGTGATTTATGCAATCGTTTTCTATGTTATCATCATCAACCGTTCACTTCAACTCTCTAGCG ATTATTACAAACATCTGTCAGGTTTACGCCCGGGTTGGCTCTTGTCTAATCACCTCAAT GATGTTTCAGATGCTCAGTGGAGGAATTTTCGAGGAAATATACCTGTTCTTGCTGTTGTCTTTGGAATTTTCACTCTTCTTGCCTACTTGATGAAGGCTTTCTTTGATCTAAGAGTTAGAGGAATGTCCATTGTGTGGCTTTTATTTTCTTTGGCCTACTTGTCATATCTTCATGGAGCATG TATTGTTTTTATTCTATCAATAGCTACCGGTAATTTTCTTCTTGTAAAG ATCTTTGCACAGAAGGAGTACTTTCCACTTATAGTTTGGAGTTACAACATATTGTTTCTACTCTGTAATCGGATCTATGAAGGGTATTCATTCTCTATATTTGG GAAACAGTGGACATTTTTGGACAATTACCGGGGCAGCTTTAGGTGGCACATATGCTTCAACTTTG TTGTTTTGCGCATGATAAGCTTTGGATTCGATTATTACTGGACTAATCGAGATTCTCATTTTGATCAGGAG AAGCATTATCAACGTTGTCATATTTGTAAATCCGGAAAATCTTGCTATCAAGTTTTACAG GAGAGAAATCTGCATAAAGACAAGTTTGGATACATCACATACCTTTGTTATTTGGTATATGCACCACTTTATATCGCTGGTCCAATACTGAGCTTCAATGCTTTTGCCTCACAG CTAGATCTTCCTCAAAACACTATTTCAGTTAGAAATGTGACACTCAATGGTTTTCGAtggatattttgttttatcCTCATGGAATTAATGACACATCTATTCTACTATAATGCCTTCGCTAATAG TGATTTGTGGAAGCGCTTATCGCCTATGGACGTGTTCATCATTGGATATGGT GTATTAAACTTCATGTGGCTGAAATTTTTATTGATCTGGCGCTTTTTCCGATTTTGGTCATTG ATAAATGGAATTGAGGCTCCAGAGAACATGCCAAAATGTATTAATAATTGCCACAACTTGGAAGGCTTCTGGAAAAATTGGCATGCTTCCTTCAACAAGTGGCTTGTGAG GTACCTTTACATTCCTCTTGGGGGGTCTAAGAAAAAGCTACTAAATGTGTGGGTTATATTCACATTTGTTGCAATCTGGCATGATTTAGAGTG GAAGCTTCTTTCATGGGCATGGTTAACGTGTTTATTCTTCATCCCTGAGTTGGCATTTAAATCAGCAAGAAAAGCCTTTCAG GTTCAAAGTTCTTTTGGAGTATGCATATTTCGTGAACTCAGTGCTGTTGCTGGGGCAGTCACAATTACTTGCCTCATG GTGGCTAATCTAGTGGGGTTTGTAGTTGGACCAGGAGGTATTAACTGGTTGCTTTCTTCTTTCCTTCACGAGGATG GTTTGCCTGTCCTTGGCGGCATGCTTGCGACATTTTACATTGGAACAAAG ATTATGTTCCACATTGACGAGGCAAAGCAAAGGTTGCCCTGA
- the LOC137829768 gene encoding MYB-like transcription factor EOBII, producing MSTIAKRDLSSNEEESELRRGPWTLEEDSLLIHYIARHGEGRWNMLAKSAGLKRTGKSCRLRWLNYLKPDIKRGNLTPQEQLLILELHSKWGNRWSKIAQHLPGRTDNEIKNYWRTRVQKQARQLNIESGSKRFIDAVKCFWMPRLLQKMEQNNSPSPHSSMTSMMNLGNSGEASMSSTSSSFNIPSMFSSSPPQREFIMDGANHFSTMSNPINPSPDSFPFSQLLEISEHPKSPPNVLENNVYSYPIQDNCYADTNNYGMEALNMDPLSAFGTYDFPQFDFQTAGNGWMLDSMEDTTLWNMDAM from the exons ATGTCCACAATTGCAAAGAGAGATTTGAGTTCTAATGAGGAAGAGAGTGAGCTGAGAAGAGGACCTTGGACTCTTGAAGAAGATAGCCTACTCATTCACTATATTGCTCGTCATGGTGAAGGTCGGTGGAATATGTTAGCCAAGAGTGCAG GATTGAAGAGGACTGGAAAAAGCTGCAGACTCAGATGGCTGAATTATTTGAAACCAGACATTAAGAGAGGGAACCTCACTCCACAGGAGCAACTCTTGATCCTTGAACTCCACTCCAAGTGGGGTAACAG GTGGTCAAAGATTGCTCAGCATCTGCCAGGAAGAACAGACAATGAGATCAAGAATTATTGGAGAACAAGGGTACAGAAGcaggcacgccaacttaacattGAGTCTGGAAGCAAGAGATTCATTGATGCTGTGAAGTGTTTTTGGATGCCAAGGTTGCTCCAAAAGATGGAACAGAACAATTCTCCAAGCCCTCACTCTTCCATGACAAGCATGATGAATTTGGGGAATTCTGGAGAAGCTTCTATGAGTTCAACGTCAAGCAGCTTCAATATTCCCTCTATGTTTTCATCATCTCCTCCACAAAGGGAATTTATTATGGATGGTGCAAATCATTTTAGTACCATGTCCAACCCCATCAATCCATCCCCAGATTCCTTCCCATTTTCACAGCTACTTGAAATTTCTGAACACCCCAAAAGTCCTCCAAATGTGCTTGAGAACAATGTTTACAGCTATCCAATCCAGGACAATTGTTATGCTGATACCAATAACTATGGCATGGAAGCCCTTAACATGGATCCCCTTTCAGCCTTCGGAACTTACGACTTCCCACAGTTTGATTTTCAGACCGCAGGAAATGGATGGATGTTAGACAGCATGGAGGACACTACTTTATGGAACATGGATGCTATGTGA
- the LOC137828099 gene encoding endonuclease 2, translated as MKCCKIQLLVILSFMVLLPYTKGWGEDGHAIVCRIAQSRLSDSAALAVKKLLPKYAQNDLGSVCSWADRVRFYLHWSAALHFADTPDNLCNYQYDRDCKDQNGEKGRCVVGAIRNYTDQLLDYGKDTQYNLTQALLFLSHFMGDVHQPLHVGFTSDKGANLINVHWFTRKQNLHHIWDVNIIETAEERFYNSDINSFTNAIQENITKTWSAQVRGWETCNSKETTCPDIYASEGIQAACKWAYKGAPEGSVLEDDYFLSRLPVVSLRLAQGGVRLAATLNRIFG; from the exons ATGAAGTGCTGCAAAATCCAGTTATTGGTCATTCTTTCATTCATGGTGCTGCTTCCATACACCAAAGGGTGGGGAGAAGATGGGCACGCCATAGTTTGTAGGATTGCTCAG TCTCGCCTTAGCGATTCAGCTGCACTTGCTGTGAAAAAACTGCTGCCAAAATATGCACAAAACGACTTGGGGAGTGTGTGTTCATGGGCTGATCGTGTCAGGTTTTATTTGCACTGGTCTGCTGCATTGCACTTTGCTGATACACCCGACAACCTTTGCAATTATCAGTATGACA GGGATTGCAAGGATCAGAATGGTGAGAAGGGGAGATGTGTTGTGGGAGCGATTAGAAATTACACTGATCAGCTTCTGGACTATGGCAAAGACACTCAAT ATAACCTCACACAAGCTCTTCTGTTCCTCTCTCATTTTATGGGAGATGTCCATCAG CCTCTACACGTGGGCTTTACCTCTGACAAGGGAGCCAATTTAATTAACGTTCACTGGTTCACAAGGAAGCAAAATCTTCACCAT ATTTGGGATGTTAACATAATTGAGACAGCAGAAGAAAGATTCTATAACTCTGACATAAACAGCTTCACCAATGCCATCCAAGAGAACATAACG AAAACATGGTCGGCTCAAGTACGAGGATGGGAAACCTGCAATTCTAAAGAAACTACTTGCCCAGATAT ATATGCTTCTGAAGGAATTCAAGCAGCCTGCAAATGGGCATATAAAGGTGCCCCTGAAGGTTCAGTGTTAGAAG ACGATTACTTTCTTTCACGTTTGCCTGTGGTGAGTTTGCGATTAGCTCAAGGAGGAGTTCGTTTGGCTGCAACTCTCAATCGTATTTTTGGCTGA
- the LOC137827871 gene encoding membrane-bound O-acyltransferase gup1 isoform X2 yields the protein MKAFFDLRVRGMSIVWLLFSLAYLSYLHGACIVFILSIATGNFLLVKIFAQKEYFPLIVWSYNILFLLCNRIYEGYSFSIFGKQWTFLDNYRGSFRWHICFNFVVLRMISFGFDYYWTNRDSHFDQEKHYQRCHICKSGKSCYQVLQERNLHKDKFGYITYLCYLVYAPLYIAGPILSFNAFASQLDLPQNTISVRNVTLNGFRWIFCFILMELMTHLFYYNAFANSDLWKRLSPMDVFIIGYGVLNFMWLKFLLIWRFFRFWSLINGIEAPENMPKCINNCHNLEGFWKNWHASFNKWLVRYLYIPLGGSKKKLLNVWVIFTFVAIWHDLEWKLLSWAWLTCLFFIPELAFKSARKAFQVQSSFGVCIFRELSAVAGAVTITCLMVANLVGFVVGPGGINWLLSSFLHEDGLPVLGGMLATFYIGTKIMFHIDEAKQRLP from the exons ATGAAGGCTTTCTTTGATCTAAGAGTTAGAGGAATGTCCATTGTGTGGCTTTTATTTTCTTTGGCCTACTTGTCATATCTTCATGGAGCATG TATTGTTTTTATTCTATCAATAGCTACCGGTAATTTTCTTCTTGTAAAG ATCTTTGCACAGAAGGAGTACTTTCCACTTATAGTTTGGAGTTACAACATATTGTTTCTACTCTGTAATCGGATCTATGAAGGGTATTCATTCTCTATATTTGG GAAACAGTGGACATTTTTGGACAATTACCGGGGCAGCTTTAGGTGGCACATATGCTTCAACTTTG TTGTTTTGCGCATGATAAGCTTTGGATTCGATTATTACTGGACTAATCGAGATTCTCATTTTGATCAGGAG AAGCATTATCAACGTTGTCATATTTGTAAATCCGGAAAATCTTGCTATCAAGTTTTACAG GAGAGAAATCTGCATAAAGACAAGTTTGGATACATCACATACCTTTGTTATTTGGTATATGCACCACTTTATATCGCTGGTCCAATACTGAGCTTCAATGCTTTTGCCTCACAG CTAGATCTTCCTCAAAACACTATTTCAGTTAGAAATGTGACACTCAATGGTTTTCGAtggatattttgttttatcCTCATGGAATTAATGACACATCTATTCTACTATAATGCCTTCGCTAATAG TGATTTGTGGAAGCGCTTATCGCCTATGGACGTGTTCATCATTGGATATGGT GTATTAAACTTCATGTGGCTGAAATTTTTATTGATCTGGCGCTTTTTCCGATTTTGGTCATTG ATAAATGGAATTGAGGCTCCAGAGAACATGCCAAAATGTATTAATAATTGCCACAACTTGGAAGGCTTCTGGAAAAATTGGCATGCTTCCTTCAACAAGTGGCTTGTGAG GTACCTTTACATTCCTCTTGGGGGGTCTAAGAAAAAGCTACTAAATGTGTGGGTTATATTCACATTTGTTGCAATCTGGCATGATTTAGAGTG GAAGCTTCTTTCATGGGCATGGTTAACGTGTTTATTCTTCATCCCTGAGTTGGCATTTAAATCAGCAAGAAAAGCCTTTCAG GTTCAAAGTTCTTTTGGAGTATGCATATTTCGTGAACTCAGTGCTGTTGCTGGGGCAGTCACAATTACTTGCCTCATG GTGGCTAATCTAGTGGGGTTTGTAGTTGGACCAGGAGGTATTAACTGGTTGCTTTCTTCTTTCCTTCACGAGGATG GTTTGCCTGTCCTTGGCGGCATGCTTGCGACATTTTACATTGGAACAAAG ATTATGTTCCACATTGACGAGGCAAAGCAAAGGTTGCCCTGA
- the LOC137828185 gene encoding uncharacterized protein: MLTLNFLSHLQSPSLAYTFFCKWSPFILTLLATLLILRFRYTTTSIPLIIADYDYTDTEDDDHDDASSSVSELEDHEEEKEEERANDCFRMRGSSNDDAPFLRRPSFGDFLSLSEIANTKSVVKLWDSIGFGLGFGFDHFDRSFSSSNESVVSIYGGETGLRPNQTMLVSAGENAAGKLEVRVWDARLRRRIPAVMAEWGPSLGKAVGVELCEVHKVFVKDDGRYGVTVGDIRKAKSPLENVTDSHLDL, translated from the coding sequence ATGCTTACACTAAATTTCCTCTCTCACCTTCAATCTCCTTCCTTAGCTTACACCTTCTTCTGCAAATGGAGTCCTTTCATTCTCACGCTTCTCGCCACCCTTCTCATTCTCCGCTTCCGCTACACTACGACTTCCATTCCTCTCATCATCGCCGATTATGATTACACCGATACGGAAGATGACGACCACGATGATGCATCATCCTCAGTGTCGGAGCTTGAAGACCacgaagaagaaaaagaagaagagagagcCAACGACTGTTTCAGAATGAGAGGTTCTTCAAACGACGATGCTCCGTTCCTTCGACGTCCTAGCTTTGGTGATTTCTTGTCGCTTTCGGAAATCGCCAACACCAAAAGCGTCGTGAAGTTATGGGACTCCATAGGGTTTGGGCTAGGGTTTGGCTTTGACCATTTTGACCGTTCATTTTCCTCCTCCAATGAAAGCGTCGTGTCCATTTACGGCGGGGAGACCGGACTGCGCCCTAATCAGACGATGTTGGTTTCCGCCGGAGAAAACGCGGCGGGGAAATTAGAGGTGAGGGTTTGGGACGCGCGGCTCCGACGGCGGATACCGGCGGTGATGGCTGAGTGGGGACCGAGCCTTGGGAAGGCCGTTGGAGTTGAGTTGTGCGAAGTGCACAAGGTTTTCGTCAAAGATGACGGCCGTTATGGAGTGACGGTTGGTGACATCAGAAAGGCGAAGTCGCCGTTGGAAAATGTAACGGATTCGCACCTCGATCTGTGA
- the LOC137829754 gene encoding VQ motif-containing protein 8, chloroplastic codes for MRPDAKLCGFHEHPKKVINGYRPSPLVINKDSHMIRKPSTCVDAQTKLQRPQRITPIIIYTESPKVIHTKAKDFMALVQRLTGRSSTSDNVSTASLPQDTSENLGSSLSDGSNNNSNETSSALRRGGENLFQSGAIVPCSPSHLDFADMPLFTPNPSDLFCSSRSSVFKYSDSPYGVLGSLISPSALEFMKELSEY; via the coding sequence ATGAGACCTGATGCAAAGTTGTGTGGCTTTCATGAGCACCCAAAGAAGGTGATCAATGGTTATCGTCCTTCTCCTTTGGTGATCAACAAAGACTCCCACATGATACGAAAGCCTTCAACATGTGTTGATGCACAAACCAAACTCCAGAGGCCACAGAGGATTACTCCCATCATCATTTACACTGAATCACCCAAGGTTATCCATACCAAGGCTAAAGATTTCATGGCTCTTGTTCAAAGACTCACGGGTAGGTCAAGCACCAGTGACAACGTCTCCACTGCTTCACTGCCTCAAGACACCTCTGAGAATCTTGGATCATCTTTGTCTGACGGTTCCAACAACAATAGTAATGAAACAAGTTCAGCTCTCAGGAGGGGTGGTGAGAATTTGTTCCAGAGTGGTGCAATTGTTCCATGTAGCCCTTCTCATCTGGATTTTGCTGATATGCCACTTTTCACTCCAAATCCTTCTGATCTCTTTTGCTCATCTCGATCATCAGTGTTTAAATATTCTGATTCCCCATATGGGGTTTTGGGAAGTTTGATATCCCCTTCCGCTTTGGAATTCATGAAAGAACTGTCTGAATACTGA